GAGCGGCAAGGCGGGCCTCGAGGATGTCGTCGCGGTGGTCGCGGACAGCAGCCGCTATGACGTGTTCGCCCTGGTCAATTGCGTGTTGGAAGGGCGCCCGGCACGATCCCTGTCCGTGCTCGCCGGATTGCGCGCCGAGGGTACCGAAGCCGCGCTCGTGATCTGGTCTCTGGTGCGCGAGCTGCGGATCCTATGCCGCTTGGCTTATAACCAGGCGCGCAAGCTTCCTTTGGAGCCCTTGTTCGAGGAATTCCGCGTCTGGGATCGGCGTAAAGCGGCTTTGAAACCGGTGCTGCGGCGCCACACCGTCGCCAGCTTGCGGGAGCTGCTGCTGGCCGCCCATCAAGTAGAACGCGCCATCAAAGGCGCAAGCCCAGGAGATCCGTGGCTCATGCTGGCGGAGGTGGCGATCGGCCTCGCCACCAGCAATGCCTCGCAACGGAAGCGGAATTACAATGAAAACGAGTGACCTAAATAGACCCGGCGTACGGTGTCGTTGGCTAGAATGGTCTCCGGCGCGCCCTCCGCGATGATGGTGCCTTCATTTACGATATAAGCCCGATCGCAGATCCCCAGGGTCTCGCGGACGTTATGATCGGTAATCAAGATCCCGATCCCGCGCGCCGCAAGCTGTTTGATGACCTTCTGAAGATCGAGCACCGAAAGCGGATCGACGCCGGCAAAGGGTTCATCCAGCATAATGAAATCGGGCTCCGCCGCCAGTGTCCGCGCGATCTCCGTGCGCCGCCGCTCGCCTCCTGACAGGGTTTCGCCCACACGATCGGACACGTGGTGAAGATGGAACTCTTGCAGCAGGTCCGTCAGCCGGCGTTCGCGCTCAACCGGATCGATGACCGATCGTATATCCAGTACCGCCAGGACGTTGTCCCTTACCGTGAGTTTTCTGAAGATGGAAGACTCCTGCGGGAGGTAGCCCAGTCCTAAACGCGCGCGCTGGTCCATCGGCAAGGCGGTGATGTCGCGGCGGTTGAGAAACACGGCGCCGGCGTCATTCGGCACGAGACCCACGATCATGTTGAAGCTCGTGGTCTTGCCCGCGCCATTCGGACCGAGCAAACCGACGACTTCTCCGCTTTTAACGTTTAGGCTGACATCCTTGACGACCTGCCGCGCCTGATAGGTTTTGGAAAGGTGCCGGGCGCTGATGACGTGGGTCGATTGTTCGCCGGGTTTATTCTTTTGGTCGAGATCCACCAGCGCGGGAGCCGCGATTGGTTCCGTCCGGCTCCGTTTTCTTGGCCGGAGGAATGATGATCCGTACCCGGCCATCGTCCGCGGCCCCGTTGTCATCGGATAGCTCGCCGGGGCGCGCCTTTCTTGCTTTAAGGACATTGCGAGCGGTATCGTAGGTCATGTGGTGGCCGGTGTAAATCTGCCCCCGTTGCACGATCTTGGCCTTGTCGGTCAAATGGATCAGTTGCTCTTGCGTCTGATACCTCATGTTGAGGGCCTCGCCCTCGATATCCTCCTCCTCGTTGTCGGGGCGTTGCCGGTAGGTCGCCGGGCTGCCTACCAAGAGCGCCTCTTTCAGTTGTTGATCAGGCGTGTATTTCAAGGTGAGGGTGTGGCCGGTGAAGTGCGTGCTCCCTTGGATGACGATGACATTCCCGCGGTAGATCGCAACCCCTATCTTATCGTCGATTTCGACGAAGTCCGCCGTGACTTCAATCGGTTGATCGCGATCGGTGGACAACGCGGCGGCGGCCGTGACAAAGAATAAACCTGCCAGCAACACGCTGGAGTTAATGCTTTTCGTCATAATGAGTCCGCACGTTTTTCAGCAATTCGACCAGGCCAAACGCGAGCCGCGCACGCATCCCGATTCCCCGGGTGATGGACGTGGGCGTGATGATCGTGGTGGCGCTATCGGTTTCAGCATAGCGCTTTTTGGGCAGTATCCTGAGATCGGGCGCTTGCACCTCTATCTCGCGCACGCCCTTGGGGTTTTGGCGCCACACGCTCACGTTTCCGTACAGCAAGACGGTATCGTTGTCGGCCTCGATCCATCCCGAGTCGGCACGGGCGAACCACGGCGCCTTCGGATTATCGCTATACAGCTCGAGGGTGGGATGAAGGAGTTGGGTGGCGTCATCCCCGAAGTGGAACAGGCGCTTGGCGCGGAGCCTGCTTTCGAGCCTGCCGCCCTCGTCCATGGCGGTGCGGACGAAGTTCTCCATGTAAGAATCCGGTTCATCCGGGCCGGCCGCTTCGCGAGTGATATTTTGCTCTTCCAGGGCCTCCAGGATCCAAGCGGTGGTGCCGGCACAAACGCTAAGTGCGATCACCCCTGGCCAGTGCTTTAGCTTGCGGAAGCTTAAGACCGTCACAGAAGCTAAGGCTAGCTCAAGTACCGGTCGTAAAGGTTTGCGAGCGCGCCTTGCGCATCCAGGAGCAGTTCGCACAATTCGCGCACGGCGCCGCGTCCGCCGGGTTGCCGTGTCCGCCAATGCGCATGCTGACACACTAAATGATGGGCATCGGCCACGGCAACCGCAAGTCCGGCGCGGATCATGACCGGCAAATCCGGCACATCGTCTCCCATGAACGCCGCCTGCTCGGCGCTCAAGCCGAGCTCGCGGAGCAGGGCATTGAAGATCGATAGCTTGTCGGAGGCCCCCTGGTAGACGTACCGTATCCCGAGCTCCGTCATGCGCTCTTCGACCGCCGCCGAAGAGCGTCCCGAAATCACGGCAATGTGTAAACCGGCTTCGCGCAGCATGGCCAGCCCCTGCCCATCGCGGGTGTGAAACACCTTAAACTGCTCGCCTCGATCGCCTAGGATCAGGCTGCCGTCGGTCAGCACTCCGTCCACATCGAATGCGGCGAGGCGGATCTTCGCGGCCCTGGCCTTGACCCGATGCAGCGGTTCCACGAGGTCCGCCATGACGGGAACGTTACAGGACCCCGGCGCGCAGTAAATCGTGCATGTTCAGTACGCCGCGCAGATTGCTCTTTTCGTCGGCGACTAACAACGCGTTGATCTTGTGCCGCTGCATCAGATTGAGCGCTTCGGCCGCGAGGCAGTCTTGGCCGACGGTGACGCATGCGGGCGTCATGACGCTCCGCATGCGTGCTCGATGGACGTCGACGCCGCGGTCCAGGGCGCGGCGCAGGTCGCCGTCGGTGAAGATACCGGCGATCCGCAGCCCGTCCTCGACGATCGCTGTCATACCCAGGCCCTTCCGCGACATTTCCACCAGCGCGTCCCGCAACAGCGCCTCGCTGGTGACCACCGGGATCTCGTTTCCGGTATGCATGAGATCGGAAATACGCAGCAGCAGCCGCCGCCCCAGTATTCCGCCCGGATGCGTCTGCGCGAAGTCCGCGGCGTTGAATCCGCGCGCCTCGAGAAGGGCGATGGCCAGCGCGTCTCCCATGGCCAGGGCGGCGGTCGTGCTCGAAGTCGGCGCCAAGCCCAAAGGACAAGCCTCTTGCGCCACGCTGACATCCAAGTTCACGGAGGCGGCGCGTGCGAGGGTCGATTCGGGCTTGCCGGTGAGAGCGATGAGCGGGATCCCTAGGCGCTTAATGAGCGGCAGCAAGACGATAAGTTCCACGGTTTCCCCGGAGTTGGACAGCGCGAGCACCACATCCTTGGTGGTGATCATGCCCATGTCGCCGTGGCTGGCCTCGCCGGGGTGGACGAAGAACGCCGGGGTGCCCGTGCTGGCCAAGGTGGCCGCGATCTTGCCGCCGATATGGCCGGACTTACCCATGCCCAATACCACGATTCTGCCCTCGCAACTCAAAAGATAACGGCAGGCGCCGACGAACTCCGGGCCGATGCGCGCGCCGAGAGCGGCCACGGCTTGCGCCTCATTGTCGATGACGGAACGTCCCAAGGCTTTCAGCCGTTCGCCGGCAACGCGTTCCTCTGGGGGATGGTCACGCATGAGTCAAAAAATTTCGGTACGCTAGTAGCGCGTCAAGGGGAAGAAACCCGTTTATCATTTTCAAATACACCAAGCTTTGGGGTGAAATTCTATGGTAAGTGCGTGGGATTTGCATGCGGACTACATTACGACCAGCCGTCAAAAGAACCCGGATCCTGATGCGTCACGATGATCTCAAGCTCTGGGTAACCCAGATCCTCAAGACAGGCGAATTCCAGCTCAGCGCGGCCTCGAGCGACGCTAGCTTCCGGCATTACTGGCGGATCCAGCATCGGGATCGCTCCTATATCGTGATGGATGCGCCGCCCGAGCGGGAGACTTGCGACGCTTTCATCGACATCGCCAAACGTCTGGGAGAGGCGGGTTTGAATGCCCCCAAGGTATTGGCTGGCGATCTTGCGCGTGGGTTTTTGCTCTTAACGGATCTCGGAACCAGGCTCTATCTCGACGAGCTGCATGCGGACAACGCTGGGCAGCTTTATAGCAACGCCTTGAACGCCGTCGTCGCGATGCAGGTGCGCGCCAATGGCCGGGGACTCCCCTATTACGATCGCGATTCTCTGATGCGGGAGATGGAGTTGTTTCGGGGATGGCTGCTAGCGAAGGAACTCGATCTGCGCTTATCGGCCGGCCAAAACGCGTCGCTCGACGCGACCTTTGCATTTTTGGCGGAATCGGCCTTGTCGCAACCCCGAGTCTTCGTGCACCGCGATTTTCATTCCCGAAACCTATTGGTCAGCGCGGGCAAGGATCCCGGGATCCTCGATTTCCAGGACGCGGTGATCGGGCCTGTCACTTATGACGTTGTTTCTTTACTACGGGATTGCTACATTCGCTGGCCACGGGAGGAGATCGAGGCCTGGGCGGCGGAGTATTACCGGCGGGCGCTCGAACATGGCATCTTAAGTGGCGTCAGTCTCACGGAGTTTTACCGCTGGTTCGATCTGATGGGCGTGCAGCGGCATCTCAAGGCCAGCGGAATATTCGCGCGTTTATGGCATCGCGACGCTAAACGCGGCTACCTCAATGATATTCCTAGAACGCTCGCGCACATTGCCGATGTGAGCGTGCGCTACCCGGAATTGGATTCGCTGCATGTCCTGATGGTCGCAGAAGTCATACCTGCAATTAACGAACGGTACGCGCGATGAAGGCGATGATCTTGGCCGCGGGCAAGGGGGCGCGCATGCGCCCCTTGACCGATCGTCTGCCCAAGGCGCTCCTGCAAGTCGCGGGCAAAAGCCTGATCCAATATCAAGTCGAGCGCTTGGCGCGCGCGGGGATCACGGATATTACCGTCAATCACGCGCTGCACGGCGATCTCATCGAGCAGACGCTGGGGACCGGCGCAGCCTTGGGCACCTCGCTGCGCTATTCGCGCGAGGGGACCGAAGCGCTGGAAACCGGCGGGGGTATTCTAAGGGCGCTACCGTTCCTGGGACCAGGGCCGTTTATCGTGGTCAACGCGGACATCTGGACTGACTACCCCTACGAAAAATTAGCGGGCCAGCCGCAACGGTTGGCGCATCTAGTGCTGGTGGATAATCCACCGCACCATCCCGCGGGGGACTTCGCGCTCAGCGGGCATGGCGTGGCATTGTCCGGGGATCGCCGGCTAACCTTCGGCGGGATCGGCGCCTATCGGCCGGAACTGTTCGACGATTGCGTGCCGGGCACGTTTCGGCTCTCCGCGGTGCTACGCATCGCCGTATCCCATGGCTTGGTGACCGGGGAGCACTACCGGGGAGTCTGGGTGGACGTCGGCACGCCCGAGCGATTGTTAACGGCAGAGAACCTCGTTCAATCGCGGCGCTGACCCCCGAAGCGATGCAGTATGGTATCTGCATTGCTTCCCGTTAGTTTTATGCGCTAGTGCGCTTTTTCGGTGGTTACCATGACCTTGACTAATGACCTCGCCTTGGTGCTAAGCGGCGGCGGCGCCCGCGGCGCCTATCAGGTGGGATTCGTGCAATCACTGGCTCGCCGGCATCCGGAACTAGAGATCCCCATCATCACCGGTGTGTCGGCCGGGGCCATCAATGCCGCCTATCTCGCCAGCCAACCCACGGGCTTTCTCGAACGGGCGGAGACGCTCGCGGGGCTCTGGTCGGGCTTGACCACCGACCAAATATTTCGCGTTGATCTCTTATCGCTCGCGCGCAACGTCGCGCGTTGGAGCACCCGGTTGCTCTTAGGGCGGTCTTCAAACCGCGTGAGCGCGCGCAGCATGGTGGACACGGCGCCTCTCTGCGCCATGTTGGAACGCCTGCTCCAGCCCGCGCACCGTTATCTGCCCGGTATCGGGCACAACCTCGCCCGCGGACGCCTGAAGGCCGTGGCCATCACCGCCTCGAGCTATTCCACCGGCCAGTCCGTGACCTGGGTGCAAGGCACCGAACCGGTCCATTGGGAACGCGGTCACCGGAAACTGGTGCGCTGCAAGATCCGGCTCGATCATATCTTGGCGTCGGCGGCCCTGCCCTTGCTCTTCCCCGCCGTACGCATCAACCGCCGCTGGTTCGGCGATGGCGGGATCCGGATGACTGCCCCCCTCGCGCCCGCGGTACATCTCGGCGCCGAGCGCATCCTTGCCGTCGCGACGCGCTTCGTTAACGGCCGTGATGCGATCCCCTACGTCGATACCTATCCCCCGCCGGCTCAGGTCGTCGGCGCATTGTTCAACGCCATCTTTTTGGATGTTTTCGATCACGATGCCGCGCGGCTCCAGCACGTCAACGAGCTGATCGGCAAGATCCCGGTGCAGGAGCGCGGGGATCTCCGTCCCATCAAGCTGCTCTTGCTCCGGCCCTCGCGCGATCTCGGGAAGCTTGCAAGCGAGTACGAGGCCGCCCTCCCGCGCGCGTTTCGGTTCATGACCCGCGGACTCGGCACGCAGGAGACCCGATCCAATGACATCTTGAGCTTGCTCATGTTTCAGCCCGACTATCTCGCGCACCTCATCGAATTGGGATATGAGGATGCCGAGGCACGGCGCGGCGAAATCGACGCCTTCCTGGAATCATAGCTGCTATTTCGAGTCGCCCGCGAACGCCTCGCACCTGAGCCCGCAGCGCCTCGATCGGGATCGATCCGCCCCCGCGAACGGGTCTACGACCAGCGGCGCCGCCTTCACCAGCGCGCGGCTCACCTCGAGATAGGTGCGTTGCGCCGCGTGCCGCGACACCTCGGCAATCGGGAAGTCCACCTCGGCGAGGCGCTTGCAGTCCTTGGGGATCATACGGGCTTCGGCGGCTTCCAGAGCCGCACGATGAAGCGGTACTCCTCCTCGATCAGGTCTGGTTCCGTGCCGTTGTGTGCCCGCATGGACTGGACGATGCGGTTGCGCACGCCCATACCGAGGTGCTCCACGTAGCCGTAGTCGCGCAGGATTTCCTTCAGCAGCTCGTTTCGGGCCGTGCGCAGACCTTCCTTCATCTTCTCCACGGTCACCCCATTGGGCAGCCTTCCGGGAGAAATCACCTCGAGACGATCGCTAAAGAGTGAGACCTCGATATCCGTGCCGATGATCGTGTAATCGCGGTGGGCCGTCGCGTTCACCACGGACTCCCGGACCGCGTCGAGCGGGAGTGCCTTCCTTCGGTGTCCGCGCCCCCCTTCAAGCCAGGCTGTTGTCCCCATGTTTTTCGCGACGAAATCGACGGTTCGATCGATGACGCCCTTCTCCATCGGACGATCGCGTCTGCCTAGCAAGGAGACGAGCGGCCCTCGAATAAGCTCTTCGTCCGTGGTGTCATAGTCCTTCTCGGTGCGCGGAAAGGCAGTCGCCGTAACGCCTGCTTGCGGGAGACGGCGATTGGGGTTCTCGCCGAAGAGAAGGAGGCCAGCGACCGTCGCGAAAGCCGCTCCCCCGGATTCCGCGAGAAGGTCTGTATTCAGGAGCAAGCGCCGCCAGTCGTCGACGTTCGAGCGATCCGGTGTCTTGCGCTTGAGGATGTCTCGGAAGTAGTTCTCGACGCGATTCAGGTCGAGACTCTCCAGCCCCATCTCGGACACCGGCTTGATGTCGTACCGCACGAGTCGAGACGCTTGGTAGAGGCGTCCCTCTTCTTCGCGGGTAGCTTCCCGTGAGGTGCTCCCGACGCGAATGAAGGCGATCCAGGCGCCGCCCCGCTTCGCCTTGTAGGGTTTACCGGGACTGTCCTCAGGGAGTCCGATCACGCCGACGACCTTGCCGTCGTCCATCGCCAGGGACCGTCATACAGGGATGATCTCCGGCTGGAGATTGTGCCGGGCGATGTCCATGACCCATCGCTCAGCCTCTTCGCGGCTCCGCGTGGAGTCCTGTGATCGCGCCATTGTCTTCCACCCCGAGGAGCACCAAGCCTCCTTCGAGGTTGAGCAAGGCTGCCATCTCTTTCGCAAGCGAGTCCGGATGGACATCGTCGCGCTTGAACTCGACCCCCGAGTTCTCGCCGTTACCGATGATCTCCTGCGACTCCGTCTTGTTCATTCTCCGGTCGCCTCCTCAGAACCCGTACTTCCGCCGGCGTCGCTCGAACGCTTCTTTCCCGCCCTCGAGTATCTCCTCCACCAACTCGCGCACCGGCTTGGCATCGATCGAGCCCATGTGCTCGGAGGCGATGCGCGCGTGGCCCCGTTCGGCCTCGCCGGATGCGGTGAGTCCCACGATCAGCTCCGCGTCACCCAGCACCGGGATGTTCGCGTTGTGGGTCGAAAAGATGAACTGCCGGCGCTGCTTCTCGTCGCGCATGCGCGGCACGACGCCCTCGGTGATAAAGCGGTTGTCCAAGTCATCTTCCGGCTGATCGACGATGAGCGGTGCGTCGGATTCCAGCAGCAGCAGAAGGAGCACCGCCGTCGCCTTCTGTCCGGTCGAGAGGTCTTCGAGCGCCTGCCACGCGGGCGGATTTCCGGCCGGCGCGGTGTTGAGCCGGATCGATGTGGTCGGCGGGAGGTCGAGCTCCTCGATGCGCATCAGCACCTCGGGCTCGGCCTTGGCGAGCCGCTCGGCCTGTGCCGGGGTGATGCTGTACGCCTTGTTTAACGCGTCCGTGCCCGCCCGGCACGCCTCGACGAATTGGGTCAGTGATAGGGATTGGACACGAGCGACTCGATGGCCTCGGACAGCCGGCCCCCGACCTCATCACGCAGCGTCTGGAACAGCGGCTCGCGGTCGCCGCCCGCCGTGACCTCGACCTGCACCTTGTCGCGCAGCTTCTGGTTGACCTTCTTCGCCGCGCGGTCCAGGCGGCGGAACTCCTTGGCCTTGAAGTCCTCCCACTCGGCCAGCAGCGCCCGGCGTCGGTCGGCGTGCTCCTTCTCCAAGCGCCGCACGAGGCTCTGGCGCTCGCGCAGTGGTCGGAGCTCCTCGATCTGGCGGCGCAACCGGATGAACTCCTCGCCGTCCACACGCGACTTCTGGAGCTCGCGGAGGATATTTTCGTAGGCGGCCTGGACGTCCTTCTTGCGCGTCTCCCACTCCGCGCGCACCGCGGCGACCCCGTGATCCG
The Pseudomonadota bacterium genome window above contains:
- the lptA gene encoding lipopolysaccharide transport periplasmic protein LptA: MTKSINSSVLLAGLFFVTAAAALSTDRDQPIEVTADFVEIDDKIGVAIYRGNVIVIQGSTHFTGHTLTLKYTPDQQLKEALLVGSPATYRQRPDNEEEDIEGEALNMRYQTQEQLIHLTDKAKIVQRGQIYTGHHMTYDTARNVLKARKARPGELSDDNGAADDGRVRIIIPPAKKTEPDGTNRGSRAGGSRPKE
- the holA gene encoding DNA polymerase III subunit delta, translated to LILDQEAAMFIAERVENNLPAASQEIEKLRLSLPSGKAGLEDVVAVVADSSRYDVFALVNCVLEGRPARSLSVLAGLRAEGTEAALVIWSLVRELRILCRLAYNQARKLPLEPLFEEFRVWDRRKAALKPVLRRHTVASLRELLLAAHQVERAIKGASPGDPWLMLAEVAIGLATSNASQRKRNYNENE
- a CDS encoding nucleotidyltransferase family protein — translated: MKAMILAAGKGARMRPLTDRLPKALLQVAGKSLIQYQVERLARAGITDITVNHALHGDLIEQTLGTGAALGTSLRYSREGTEALETGGGILRALPFLGPGPFIVVNADIWTDYPYEKLAGQPQRLAHLVLVDNPPHHPAGDFALSGHGVALSGDRRLTFGGIGAYRPELFDDCVPGTFRLSAVLRIAVSHGLVTGEHYRGVWVDVGTPERLLTAENLVQSRR
- a CDS encoding HAD-IIIA family hydrolase; its protein translation is MADLVEPLHRVKARAAKIRLAAFDVDGVLTDGSLILGDRGEQFKVFHTRDGQGLAMLREAGLHIAVISGRSSAAVEERMTELGIRYVYQGASDKLSIFNALLRELGLSAEQAAFMGDDVPDLPVMIRAGLAVAVADAHHLVCQHAHWRTRQPGGRGAVRELCELLLDAQGALANLYDRYLS
- a CDS encoding ATP-binding protein, which codes for MNKTESQEIIGNGENSGVEFKRDDVHPDSLAKEMAALLNLEGGLVLLGVEDNGAITGLHAEPRRG
- a CDS encoding phosphotransferase, producing MRHDDLKLWVTQILKTGEFQLSAASSDASFRHYWRIQHRDRSYIVMDAPPERETCDAFIDIAKRLGEAGLNAPKVLAGDLARGFLLLTDLGTRLYLDELHADNAGQLYSNALNAVVAMQVRANGRGLPYYDRDSLMREMELFRGWLLAKELDLRLSAGQNASLDATFAFLAESALSQPRVFVHRDFHSRNLLVSAGKDPGILDFQDAVIGPVTYDVVSLLRDCYIRWPREEIEAWAAEYYRRALEHGILSGVSLTEFYRWFDLMGVQRHLKASGIFARLWHRDAKRGYLNDIPRTLAHIADVSVRYPELDSLHVLMVAEVIPAINERYAR
- a CDS encoding patatin-like phospholipase family protein, producing MTLTNDLALVLSGGGARGAYQVGFVQSLARRHPELEIPIITGVSAGAINAAYLASQPTGFLERAETLAGLWSGLTTDQIFRVDLLSLARNVARWSTRLLLGRSSNRVSARSMVDTAPLCAMLERLLQPAHRYLPGIGHNLARGRLKAVAITASSYSTGQSVTWVQGTEPVHWERGHRKLVRCKIRLDHILASAALPLLFPAVRINRRWFGDGGIRMTAPLAPAVHLGAERILAVATRFVNGRDAIPYVDTYPPPAQVVGALFNAIFLDVFDHDAARLQHVNELIGKIPVQERGDLRPIKLLLLRPSRDLGKLASEYEAALPRAFRFMTRGLGTQETRSNDILSLLMFQPDYLAHLIELGYEDAEARRGEIDAFLES
- the lptC gene encoding LPS export ABC transporter periplasmic protein LptC → MTVLSFRKLKHWPGVIALSVCAGTTAWILEALEEQNITREAAGPDEPDSYMENFVRTAMDEGGRLESRLRAKRLFHFGDDATQLLHPTLELYSDNPKAPWFARADSGWIEADNDTVLLYGNVSVWRQNPKGVREIEVQAPDLRILPKKRYAETDSATTIITPTSITRGIGMRARLAFGLVELLKNVRTHYDEKH
- the lptB gene encoding LPS export ABC transporter ATP-binding protein; amino-acid sequence: MDLDQKNKPGEQSTHVISARHLSKTYQARQVVKDVSLNVKSGEVVGLLGPNGAGKTTSFNMIVGLVPNDAGAVFLNRRDITALPMDQRARLGLGYLPQESSIFRKLTVRDNVLAVLDIRSVIDPVERERRLTDLLQEFHLHHVSDRVGETLSGGERRRTEIARTLAAEPDFIMLDEPFAGVDPLSVLDLQKVIKQLAARGIGILITDHNVRETLGICDRAYIVNEGTIIAEGAPETILANDTVRRVYLGHSFSL
- a CDS encoding transcriptional regulator, with protein sequence MDDGKVVGVIGLPEDSPGKPYKAKRGGAWIAFIRVGSTSREATREEEGRLYQASRLVRYDIKPVSEMGLESLDLNRVENYFRDILKRKTPDRSNVDDWRRLLLNTDLLAESGGAAFATVAGLLLFGENPNRRLPQAGVTATAFPRTEKDYDTTDEELIRGPLVSLLGRRDRPMEKGVIDRTVDFVAKNMGTTAWLEGGRGHRRKALPLDAVRESVVNATAHRDYTIIGTDIEVSLFSDRLEVISPGRLPNGVTVEKMKEGLRTARNELLKEILRDYGYVEHLGMGVRNRIVQSMRAHNGTEPDLIEEEYRFIVRLWKPPKPV
- a CDS encoding KpsF/GutQ family sugar-phosphate isomerase, which encodes MRDHPPEERVAGERLKALGRSVIDNEAQAVAALGARIGPEFVGACRYLLSCEGRIVVLGMGKSGHIGGKIAATLASTGTPAFFVHPGEASHGDMGMITTKDVVLALSNSGETVELIVLLPLIKRLGIPLIALTGKPESTLARAASVNLDVSVAQEACPLGLAPTSSTTAALAMGDALAIALLEARGFNAADFAQTHPGGILGRRLLLRISDLMHTGNEIPVVTSEALLRDALVEMSRKGLGMTAIVEDGLRIAGIFTDGDLRRALDRGVDVHRARMRSVMTPACVTVGQDCLAAEALNLMQRHKINALLVADEKSNLRGVLNMHDLLRAGVL